One segment of Methylocella silvestris BL2 DNA contains the following:
- a CDS encoding peroxiredoxin → MKRILAWALVLTGLFATPVFAALKAGDSAPGFTAKAAVGGKDFTFSLFEALGKGPVVLYFYPKSFTRGCTIEAHDFAEAAESFAEAGATLIGMSKDTIETQRKFSTEECRDKFPVAADPDLAVIRSYDAVRTAPTASGETVSDRISYVIDPDGKIIYAYSDSAPEKHIENTLAVVRKWREQHAQ, encoded by the coding sequence ATGAAGCGCATATTGGCGTGGGCGTTGGTGTTGACGGGCCTGTTCGCGACGCCCGTTTTCGCGGCCTTGAAGGCGGGCGATTCCGCGCCGGGCTTTACAGCCAAAGCCGCCGTTGGGGGGAAGGATTTCACCTTCTCCCTCTTCGAGGCGCTCGGCAAAGGTCCGGTCGTTCTCTATTTCTACCCGAAATCCTTCACGCGCGGCTGCACCATCGAGGCGCATGATTTCGCGGAAGCGGCGGAGAGTTTCGCTGAGGCGGGGGCGACTTTGATCGGGATGTCGAAAGACACGATCGAGACGCAGCGCAAATTCTCCACCGAGGAATGCCGCGACAAATTTCCGGTCGCGGCCGATCCCGATCTCGCGGTCATTCGCTCCTACGATGCGGTCCGCACAGCGCCGACGGCGTCAGGCGAGACGGTGTCCGACCGAATATCCTATGTCATCGATCCGGACGGAAAAATCATCTACGCCTACTCCGATTCCGCGCCGGAAAAGCACATCGAGAACACGCTTGCGGTCGTGCGCAAATGGCGTGAGCAACACGCCCAGTGA
- a CDS encoding rhodanese-like domain-containing protein, with the protein MRKLLLPLVLTATFGSSLAWAAEDAKTAPAAKPAPAAEYKSKSPQLKRAEFEALLAQPESLLIIDLRRPDELTAIGGLPVYLSIQAKDLEKSLAYIPKDRTIVTVSNHSGRSGVAADFLTAHGFKVAGALGAQTYEAEGGSLTKIEPRPSNTAEAEKR; encoded by the coding sequence ATGCGAAAGCTACTTCTTCCCCTCGTATTGACCGCTACTTTCGGATCGTCGCTCGCATGGGCGGCCGAGGACGCCAAGACCGCTCCTGCCGCAAAGCCGGCGCCGGCGGCCGAGTACAAATCCAAATCGCCGCAGTTGAAAAGAGCGGAATTCGAGGCGCTCCTGGCGCAGCCCGAGAGCCTGCTCATTATCGACCTTCGGCGACCGGACGAGTTGACGGCGATCGGCGGGCTGCCAGTCTATCTCAGCATCCAGGCGAAGGATCTTGAGAAAAGTCTCGCCTACATCCCGAAGGATCGAACCATCGTTACGGTCTCGAACCATTCGGGCCGGTCTGGCGTCGCGGCGGATTTTCTTACCGCCCATGGCTTCAAGGTCGCGGGGGCGCTGGGCGCGCAAACTTATGAGGCGGAGGGCGGGAGTTTGACAAAGATCGAACCGCGCCCCTCAAACACCGCCGAGGCCGAAAAGCGCTAG
- a CDS encoding dienelactone hydrolase family protein, translating to MTRRTASDFHPEVLRLFDLYVHGLASRRAFLVGASKYAVAGVGAAALLEALNPRFAEAQQIAKDDSRIATSFIDIASPQGYGTIRAYLAKPAHINGKAPTVLVVHENRGLNPHIEDVARRLAVDGFIALAPDALTPLGGYPGDEDKARDLFQKLDQAKTRNDFIAAVAALKALSDGNGKVGVVGFCYGGGVANFLAAHEPDVAAAVPFYGAQPPAEDVAKIKAPLLIHYAGADERINAGWPAFEAALKANAINYQAFIYAGVQHGFNNDTTPRYDAAAAKLAWDRTIAFFHAHLAG from the coding sequence GTGACCCGGCGCACCGCAAGCGACTTTCATCCGGAGGTGTTGAGATTATTCGATCTCTATGTGCACGGTCTCGCCAGCCGCCGCGCCTTTCTGGTGGGCGCGTCGAAATACGCCGTCGCGGGCGTTGGCGCGGCGGCGTTGCTCGAGGCGCTGAATCCACGCTTCGCCGAGGCCCAGCAAATCGCCAAGGACGATTCGCGCATTGCGACGAGCTTCATCGACATCGCGTCTCCCCAGGGCTACGGCACCATTCGCGCTTATCTTGCAAAGCCGGCCCATATCAATGGCAAGGCGCCGACAGTTCTTGTGGTTCACGAAAACCGCGGCCTCAATCCGCATATAGAAGATGTTGCGAGACGGCTCGCTGTCGACGGCTTCATTGCGCTCGCTCCCGACGCCCTGACGCCTCTTGGCGGTTATCCCGGCGATGAAGACAAGGCGCGCGACCTCTTCCAGAAGCTCGATCAGGCCAAGACGCGCAATGATTTCATCGCGGCGGTCGCCGCGCTGAAGGCCCTGTCCGACGGAAACGGCAAGGTGGGCGTCGTGGGATTTTGCTACGGCGGGGGCGTCGCCAATTTTCTGGCCGCGCATGAGCCGGACGTCGCCGCCGCGGTGCCATTTTATGGAGCGCAGCCCCCTGCGGAAGACGTCGCCAAGATCAAGGCGCCGCTTCTCATCCATTACGCGGGCGCGGACGAACGAATCAATGCGGGATGGCCGGCCTTTGAGGCTGCTCTAAAAGCCAACGCGATCAACTATCAGGCTTTTATCTACGCAGGCGTCCAACATGGATTCAACAATGATACCACGCCGCGCTACGACGCCGCCGCCGCAAAGCTGGCGTGGGATCGCACCATTGCTTTCTTCCACGCCCACCTGGCGGGCTGA